The window GACAGCGGCACGCGCGTCTGCTCGAGCGAATCCCGGTCGCGCACCGTGCACGTCGCATCCTCGAGTGTCTGGCCGTCGATCGTGAGACAGAATGGCGTTCCCGCCTCGTCCTGCCGCCGGTATCGCTTTCCGATCGATCCTGCGATGTCGTGGAGCACGTTGAAGGGCCCGCGCAGTTCATCAGCCAACTTCTCCGATATCTCCGGCATCCCATCCTTCTTCACGAGCGGGAAGACCGCCGCGTGGAAGGGCGCCAGGGCGGGCTTGAGCCGCAGCACGACGCGCCGCTGGCCGTCGACTTCCTCCTCGTCGTAGGCATCCGCCAGCACGACCAGGAGCGTCCGGCTGAGTCCCGCCGAGGTCTCGATCACGTACGGCACGTACTTCCGGTTCGCAGGCTGGTCGAAGTACTCCAGCTTCTTCCCCGAGTGCTCCTGGTGACGCCCGAGGTCGTAGTCCGTCCGGTTGTGGATCCCTTCGAACTCCTGCCACCCGAACGGGAACCGGTACTGGATGTCGGATGCGTCCTTGCAGTAGTGCGCGAGTTCGTCCGGCCCGTGCCGGTGGAAGCGCAGCCGCTCCGGCCGGATGCCCAGCGTCTCGACCCACGCCATTCGCCGTTCCTTCCACGTCTCAAACCACTCGTCCTCCGTCCCCGGCGCGACGAAGAACTGCATCTCCATCTGTTCGAACTCGCGCGTGCGGAAGATGAAGTTCCCGGGCGTGATCTCGTTCCGGAACGCCTTCCCCACCTGCGCGATCCCGAACGGAACCTTCTGGCGCACGGATTCCTGCACGTTTCGGAAGTTGACGAAGATCCCCTGCGCCGTCTCCGGCCGCAGGTAGACGGTCGAGGCCTCGTCCTCCACCACCCCCATGAACGTCTTGAACATGAGGTTGAACTGGCGCGGGTCCGTCCACTCGCCGATGGACCCGCACACCCCGCACTGCTGGGCTTCGGGCTCGCCCGCCTCCAGCTTCGGCAGGTCGTCGGCGCGGAAGCGGCGGTGGCAGCTCCGGCACTCGACGAGCGGGTCCGTGAAGGCGCCCACGTGTCCGCTCGCGACCCACACCTCGGGGTTCATGAGGATCCCCGCGTCGAGCCCCACGATGTTCGGGTGGCGGTACACCATCTCGCGCCACCACAGATCCTGGATGCGGTTCTTGAGTTCGATGCCGAGCGGGCCGTAGTCGTACACCGACCCGACGCCTCCGTAGATCTCGGAGGACTGGAAGATGAACCCGCGCCGCTTGGCGAGGGACACGAGCTTGTCCATCAGGCCGGCCGGATGGCCCGAGTCGGCGGCGGAATCCGTGTTCGTGTTGTCTGCCATGGATATCTTCGGCAGCCGCTCGCGCATGGCGCGGCGGCGGAATCGGCTGGACCTGCCGGAGCCTCGGGAATCGCAACTGGCTCCGGCCGCGAGCGCGGCAACGATAGCCGCCGCCGGCAAAGACGAGCAACCATTTGACGCTGGCGATCCGGTGCGTGGGAAACGAGATTCGGACCGGCGCGGGCGTGGCGCAGTTCCCTGCCCGGCGCGCATTCCCGACGAGACGAGAGGAGTAGGCAAGGCGAGATGATTGGAACCAGGATGCAGGCGGCGCTCAACGGGCAGATCACGCAGGAGCTGTACGCGAGCCAGGTCTACCTGTCCATGTGCGCGCACTTTGAAGGCGAGGGCCTTCCGGGCTTCGCGCGCTGGATGCGCGAGCAAGCCGAGGAGGAGCGGGCGCACGCGCTCCGCATCTTCGACTTCGTGCACGACCGGGAAGGACAGGTTTCGCTCGAGACGATCGATGCCCCGCCCGCGGAGTTCGGTTCGCCCCTGGAGGTGTTCCAGGCGGCGCTCGGGCACGAGCGGAAGGTGACCGGGATGATCGGCGACCTCTATCGCCTCGCGATGGACGAAGCCGACTATCCGGCCCAGGTCATGCTGCAGTGGTTCGTCAACGAGCAGGTCGAGGAGGAGAAGACGATCTCCGACATCGTCGACCGGCTGCGGCTCGCGGGCGACGACAAGTCCGCCCTGCTCATGCTCGAGACGGAACTGGGCCAGAGGACGGGCGACCCGGAGGCCGACCCCGCCACGTAGCCGTCGCTTCCCCGCGCGCTACCCGCCGGGGGTTTCGGTGAGGTGGCGGGCGGGACCCTTCAGCACCTCGCCCGGCTTTGCGCCCGTGACGGAGCCGTCGAGGATGACGGGGACGCCGTTCACGAGCACGTGGTGGATGCCGACCGAGTAGCGGTGCGGGTCCACGTAGTCGGCGCGGTCGATGATGCGGTCGGCGTCGAAGACGGTGATGTCCGCCCACATCCCGGGCGCGATCCGGCCGCGATCCGACTGGCCGATCTGGTCCGTCGACATCGACGTCATCTTCCGGATCGCCTCCTCCAGCGTGAGCACGCCCATCTCGCGCACGTAGCGGCCGAGGATGCGCGGGAAGGTGCCGTAGCTGCGCGGATGCGGGAACCCGAGCCCATAGCCGACCGGGTCGCCGTCCGTCTCGAACATTGCCTGCGGGTGCCGCATGATGCGGATGACGTCCGCCTCGTCCATGAAGTGGTAGATGGCGCTGAACCCGCCCGCCAACTGGAGTTCGATCGCGAGTTGGACGCCGGTCGCGTCGTTGTTCGGAAGCCCGCGGTCCGCGGCGAGGTCCGACATCCGCCTCCCGTTGTATTCGGGGAAGGCGCGGAGCGTGCGGAACTGGATTCGTGACAGGTCCCCGCCCGTCCAGTCACGGCGCATCCACTCCTTGATCTCCGGCTCCATCCGCGCCCGCGTCTCGGGGTCCGTGACACGGACGCGGAACGAGTCGATGCCGCCCGCCAGCACCCACTGCGGAAAGAGCACGCCGGAGCCCGTGCTTCCCGCCGTGTATGGGTAGACATCGACCTTTACGTCGATGCCCGCGGCGCGCGCGGAGTCCACGAGCGCGAGCGACTGGACCGTCTTCCCCCAGCTATCCACTCCCATGGCCTTGAAGTGGTTGATGTGGACGGGCAACCCGCCCTCGGCGCCGATGCGGATCGCCTCGCGCACGGCCGGCAGGAGGCCGCGCGCCTCGTCCCGCATGTGCGTGTAGTAGATGCCGCCGTATTCGGCCGCGACCTTCGCCAGTTCGATGACCTCCTCGATCTCGGCGTAGTTCGCCGGGACATAGAGGAGCCCGCTCGCGAGCCCGAGCGCGCCATCCTCCATCGCCTCGCGGACGAGGTCCCGCATCTCGTCGAGTTCCTCGGGCGTCGGCGCGCGGTCCTCCATTCCGAGCACCTGCCGGCGGGTCCAGGTGTGGCCCGCGAAGAAGCCGATGTTGGGCGCCACCTCGAGGTCTTCGATGTAGTCGCGCAGCGGGTACGGCTGATCGCCGCTGTGCAGCGAGGGAAGGATCGTCGTGATCCCCTGGCGGATGAAGTTCTCGACCAGCGGTCGCCGGTGGACCTGGTTCTGGACGTGGTTGTGGTGGTCGATGAACCCCGGGGAGACGATGAGCCCGGCCGCGTCGATCTCCTCGGCCCCCTGCCCCGAGAGCCCGCCGTCGCGCGCCACGTCGACCACGCGGCCGTCACGGATGCCCACGTCGGCGGTGAAGCGGTCGGCCCCCGTCCCGTCGACGACCGTTCCGCCGACGATCACGAGGTCGTACGGAGCGTCGGCCGCGCGGGATGTGGGGGCGTCGTCCGCCGACTCGGGAACCACGCCGCACGCGGCGAGGACCAGAGCGACCGCAAATGCCGGGGCTGGCCGCATAAGGGTCCGGCGCATCAGCGCCCGCTCGTGCTCGTCTGCGGCTGGTCCGTCTCCCAGACCGGCACGCCGTCGCGCTTGTAGATGATCCCGTCCTTGATCACGTCGGTCACGTAGCCGAGCACGTTGATTTCGAAAAGCGGGTTGCCGTCCACGACGATGATGTCCGCGAGCTTGCCGGGCTCGATCGTCCCCGTCTCGCTGAGCCCGAGGACCTCCGCCGAGACCTTGGTGGCCGCCGAAATCGCCTCGATCTCCGTCATCCCCATGTCGACGAAAGCCGACACCTCACGCCACGCCGACTCCGCGTGGAAGTTCAGGGGCGACCCGGTATCCGTGCCCATCGCCATGACGGCGTCCGCATCGATGAACTGGCGCCCCGCCCGCTCGCTGTTCCGGATCTGGCGCGGCGTGGTGCGGAAGTAGGATTTCCGCCAGAAGTCGTCCTTCGTGTAGGAACTCAGCACCTGCTCCCGGATCGGCTCGGGGAAGCTGTTGATGATGTCCGGATCCCAGAGGCGCTCCGGGAACTCGACCGTGGCGGGGTAGATCCAGATCCGGTGCGAAATCGTCTGTACGACCGGGATCCCCTCCATCGCGATGTGGTCGACGAGTTCCTGCGAGTAGGGGGGGACGCTGCCACCCGAGCCCGCATGCTGGAGCACGTCGCAACCGCCGCGGATCGCCCCCCACACCACCTCCTCCGCGTAGACGTGGCAGTGGATGGGGACACCCGCCGGACCCGCCACCGCCTTGATCGCCCGCATGTCCTCCTCGGTCGTGCCGATCCACGTCTTGATGACGTCGACTCCGGCGTCGATCAGCATCCGCGTCCGCTCCGCCGCTTCCTCGGGCGTGCGGTGCAGGACGCGGAGTTCGGCGGGAAGGAAGCCCCAGGCGTAGCGCGTGACCCAGGGGCCGCTCGCGAGGAGCCGGGGACCGGGGACTTCGTTGCGGTTCACCCGATCCCGGAAGGCGAGGCTGGACATCGGCGCCGCGAGGTCGACGCCCGCGGTCACACCGGCCGCGAGCAATTGCTTGGCGGACGTCTCGTACACGAGGTCGTCGTTCCCCTCGAACCACGGGAACCACCGGCTGTAGTCGCCGTGTCCGAGAATCATGATGTGCACGTGCGCGTCGACCATGCCGGGCATCATCGTCTTGCCCCGGGTGTCGATGATCTCCGCGTCCGCCGGGATCTCGATCTCGGACGCGGGCCCTACGGCGACGATCCGGTTCCCCTCGATGACGACGGCCGCATGATGGATCGGGGGCACCTCATACCCATCGAGCAATTGGCCGCCCACCAGCGCGATCGTCCCCTCCTGGGCGGCGGCGGGCGGGACCACGGGGAGCGCGGCGAAAGCCGCGAGCGCGAGAACCCCGGTTATCCGGGCGGAGCGGCGGGCGGGAACCATCATATCCTCCTCTGCCTTGGCTGCTCTGGATCGATGCGGCTGAATCAACGTGGGGCGTAAATCCGTCGGCGGGCAATGGCGGGTGGGCAGACCTCCGGACGTTCCCGCGGGAACGTCACGGGCGTGATGAGTCTCCGTTGATCGGATCCGCCATCCTGTGATCCGGTAGCACGGGCGGCGTGCGTTCGCGCGGGAGAACTCAAGGCCCCTACGTTGGGTCCGGAATCACGGAGGTATGATGAAACATCCCTGTCATCACGCTACGCGGCATCCCGGACGAGGCGGTACATCGCCGGATCCGGCGGAGGCACGCCGATGAGCGGGGAGATCATCGCCATCATCGGGGCGGCCATCGCCTTGGCCGCGGTAATCGTTCCCGGCCAGCGCGGCATGCGGAACGACATCAAGCACCTCCTGACGAAGACGAGTGGGCTGGATGGACGCCTCGACGCCATGGATGGACGCCTCGACGCCATGGATGGACGCCTCGACGCCATGGATGGGCGTCTCGGTGCCGTCGAGGGGCGTCTCGGCGCCGTCGAGCGGGAGGTCGCGACCGTGCGCACGGAGGTGGCGCAGTTGGAGACACGGCTTACGAGCTGCATCGGCAAACTCGAGGCGGAACTCAAGGAACGCCTGGCCCGGCTCGAAGGCTACTTCGAAGCCATGGGGGGCGGGGAACGCGCGATCCGAGAGCGAGCCGCCAAGTAAGCGGAGCCGTTACCGGCCGCGGTAGATGGGGGCGCGTTTCTCTGCGAAGGCCTCCAGGCCCTCGCGCCAGTCCTCGGAGGCCATGCAGGTGAAGAGCGCTTCAGCCTCCAGGCGCAGCGCCTCCCCGGGGTCGACGGACTCCGCCCGGTCGAGCAGGCGCTTGGCGAGGCGCATGGAGATCGGGGCGTTGCGGGCCAGCTGGCCGGCGAGGTCGAGCGCGGCGGGGAGAACCTTTTCGGCGGGGAGCACCTCGTTCGCCAACCCCCACGCGCCCGCTTCCTCCGGGGTAAAGTAGCGGCCCAGCAGGATCAGTTCGGCCGCGCGCGCGTGTCCCACGCGCCGGCGCAGCGTGTAGGCCGTGCCGCCGCCGATGAAGGTCCCGAGCGCAACTTCCGGCATGCGCAGCTTCGCCCCCTCCGCCACGATGACGAAATCGCACGAGAGGGCGAGTTCGCAGCCCGCCCCGATCGCGTGTCCGTTCACGGCCGCGACCACGGGCTGCGGCAGCGTCTGGAGCGCGCGGAACACGCGCTGGCTCGTCTCGATGTAGGCGTGGCGCTCCGCCCGCGACGCCTCGTGGTCGCGGTGTGCCTTGAGGTCGGCCCCGGAGCAGAATCCCCGCCCGGTCCCGGTCACGACGACGACGCGCGTCTCGAAGTCCGCTCCGATCCGGGCGAGTTCGGCTTCCAGCGCCTCGTACATGGGGAGGCTGACGGCGTTGAGACGGCGGGGACGGTTGAGGCGGAGGATCCGGACGGGACCCTCCGCCTCGACCAGGAGCGGGACTTCTGCGGCGGCGCTCAGCTTCCCGCGTCGTCCGTCGTGGTGACGGGCTTCGCAGGCTTCACGTGCATCTCAAGCCAGCGGTCTGTCTCCCACAGGACGTGCAGGACCGACTCGCGCGCCGCGTAGCCGTGGCTCTCGGCCGGCAGGAAGACGAGCCGCGCCGTCGCGCCCAGCCCCTTGAGCGCCGCGTAGAAGCGCCGTGACTGAATGGGGAAGGTGCCCGAGTTGTTGTCGTCCTCGCCGTGGATGATGAGGATGGGCTCGTTCACCTTGTCGGCGTGCATGAAGGGCGACATGTACAGGTAGAGGTCCGGGTCCTCCCAGAAGAGCCGCTGCTCCCGCTGGAAGCCGAACGGCGTCAGGGTCCGGTTGTACGCGCCGCTGCGCGCCACGCCGGCCCGGAAGATGTCCGAGTGGGCGAGCAGGTTGCCGGTCATGAAGGCGCCGTAGGAGTGTCCGCCGACGCCGACCCGGTCCGGATCCACGACCCCGCGCCGTACGCCCTCGTCCACCGCCGCCTGGGCGTTCGCCACCAACTGCTGGCGGAAGGTGTCGTTGGGCTCCGCGTCGCCCTCGCCGATCACCGGCATCGACGCGTTGTCGAGCACGGCGTAGCCCCGGGTGACGTACGGCACGGCACCGCCGTAGGGGATCCGCGTGAACTGGTAGGGCGAGTCCCGCCGCTGGCCGGCCGCCGCCGCGCTCTTGAACTCGGTCGGATACGCCCACACGAAGGTCGGGAGCGGACCATCGCGCTCCTGGTCATAGTCCGCCGGCAGGTAGAGCGTCGCCGAAAGCGGGATGCCGTCCCCGCGCTCGTACTGGATCGCCTCCTTGCGGACGCCGGCGAACTGCGGATACGGGTGCGGGAATTCGGTCACGGCGCTGATCGTCCCCCGCTCGAGGTCGCGCAGGAAGTAGTTCGGGGGCTCGTCCACCGACTCCCGCCGCGTCATCAGCCGCCCGTCGTCGAGGAGCGTGACCACGCCCTCGTAGTACGGCGCCTCCGAGCGGAACAACTCCTCTTCCGCCCCCGTTTCGAGGTTCCGCTTCCTGAGGAAGGGACGGTTGCCTTCCGGCGAAGCGCCCTGCCCCGCCAAGTAGATCGAGGACCCGCCGTCGGCGGTCATGAGGACGCCCCGGCCGCGCGCGTTCGTCGTGAACATCGGGAAGCCGGGGTTGTTGTAGCGGTCCTCCGTCTGGAGGTCGAAGATCAGCTCCATCTCGCCCGGGGCGTCCGGGTCGATTCGGTAAGTGCGCTGCTGGCGGGTGGAGAACCAGTTCTCGTTCAGGAAGGCGAATCCCTCCTCCGCCCATATCACGCCGCCGTAGCGGAGCGGGAGATCCGCGATCGCGA is drawn from Candidatus Palauibacter australiensis and contains these coding sequences:
- a CDS encoding glycine--tRNA ligase; translated protein: MADNTNTDSAADSGHPAGLMDKLVSLAKRRGFIFQSSEIYGGVGSVYDYGPLGIELKNRIQDLWWREMVYRHPNIVGLDAGILMNPEVWVASGHVGAFTDPLVECRSCHRRFRADDLPKLEAGEPEAQQCGVCGSIGEWTDPRQFNLMFKTFMGVVEDEASTVYLRPETAQGIFVNFRNVQESVRQKVPFGIAQVGKAFRNEITPGNFIFRTREFEQMEMQFFVAPGTEDEWFETWKERRMAWVETLGIRPERLRFHRHGPDELAHYCKDASDIQYRFPFGWQEFEGIHNRTDYDLGRHQEHSGKKLEYFDQPANRKYVPYVIETSAGLSRTLLVVLADAYDEEEVDGQRRVVLRLKPALAPFHAAVFPLVKKDGMPEISEKLADELRGPFNVLHDIAGSIGKRYRRQDEAGTPFCLTIDGQTLEDATCTVRDRDSLEQTRVPLSGVAAWLSAAVDGG
- a CDS encoding ferritin — encoded protein: MIGTRMQAALNGQITQELYASQVYLSMCAHFEGEGLPGFARWMREQAEEERAHALRIFDFVHDREGQVSLETIDAPPAEFGSPLEVFQAALGHERKVTGMIGDLYRLAMDEADYPAQVMLQWFVNEQVEEEKTISDIVDRLRLAGDDKSALLMLETELGQRTGDPEADPAT
- a CDS encoding D-aminoacylase, which codes for MRRTLMRPAPAFAVALVLAACGVVPESADDAPTSRAADAPYDLVIVGGTVVDGTGADRFTADVGIRDGRVVDVARDGGLSGQGAEEIDAAGLIVSPGFIDHHNHVQNQVHRRPLVENFIRQGITTILPSLHSGDQPYPLRDYIEDLEVAPNIGFFAGHTWTRRQVLGMEDRAPTPEELDEMRDLVREAMEDGALGLASGLLYVPANYAEIEEVIELAKVAAEYGGIYYTHMRDEARGLLPAVREAIRIGAEGGLPVHINHFKAMGVDSWGKTVQSLALVDSARAAGIDVKVDVYPYTAGSTGSGVLFPQWVLAGGIDSFRVRVTDPETRARMEPEIKEWMRRDWTGGDLSRIQFRTLRAFPEYNGRRMSDLAADRGLPNNDATGVQLAIELQLAGGFSAIYHFMDEADVIRIMRHPQAMFETDGDPVGYGLGFPHPRSYGTFPRILGRYVREMGVLTLEEAIRKMTSMSTDQIGQSDRGRIAPGMWADITVFDADRIIDRADYVDPHRYSVGIHHVLVNGVPVILDGSVTGAKPGEVLKGPARHLTETPGG
- a CDS encoding amidohydrolase family protein, with the protein product MMVPARRSARITGVLALAAFAALPVVPPAAAQEGTIALVGGQLLDGYEVPPIHHAAVVIEGNRIVAVGPASEIEIPADAEIIDTRGKTMMPGMVDAHVHIMILGHGDYSRWFPWFEGNDDLVYETSAKQLLAAGVTAGVDLAAPMSSLAFRDRVNRNEVPGPRLLASGPWVTRYAWGFLPAELRVLHRTPEEAAERTRMLIDAGVDVIKTWIGTTEEDMRAIKAVAGPAGVPIHCHVYAEEVVWGAIRGGCDVLQHAGSGGSVPPYSQELVDHIAMEGIPVVQTISHRIWIYPATVEFPERLWDPDIINSFPEPIREQVLSSYTKDDFWRKSYFRTTPRQIRNSERAGRQFIDADAVMAMGTDTGSPLNFHAESAWREVSAFVDMGMTEIEAISAATKVSAEVLGLSETGTIEPGKLADIIVVDGNPLFEINVLGYVTDVIKDGIIYKRDGVPVWETDQPQTSTSGR
- a CDS encoding enoyl-CoA hydratase-related protein, whose protein sequence is MLRLNRPRRLNAVSLPMYEALEAELARIGADFETRVVVVTGTGRGFCSGADLKAHRDHEASRAERHAYIETSQRVFRALQTLPQPVVAAVNGHAIGAGCELALSCDFVIVAEGAKLRMPEVALGTFIGGGTAYTLRRRVGHARAAELILLGRYFTPEEAGAWGLANEVLPAEKVLPAALDLAGQLARNAPISMRLAKRLLDRAESVDPGEALRLEAEALFTCMASEDWREGLEAFAEKRAPIYRGR
- a CDS encoding prolyl oligopeptidase family serine peptidase is translated as MRHDHSPRVLRLSLSFAFLLAAATTEVAAQEGADGYQTPAAELAALVDAPATPGISLSPDESVMLLTMRPSLPSIAEVAAPELRIAGLRINPRTNGPSRARPSNGLALRTFDGEERTVTGLPTNPRIRNTRWSPNGSAVAFTHDTDSAVQLWILDVASAAARRLSDLDLVNVGFGAPFNWSPEGDFLYAMAAPPGRGPAPAEPMVPTAPMIEETSGEAAPARTYQDLLQNQHDEALYQYYSTAQLARVGLDGSVAMVGDPSIFSGASPSPDGEHLLVQTTHRPYSYQVPASRFPRTIEVWDAQGNVVHEVAELPLQDGVPTSFGSVPTGVRSIAWRADADATLYWTEAQDGGDALAEADIRDRVFMHAAPFSGEPVAIADLPLRYGGVIWAEEGFAFLNENWFSTRQQRTYRIDPDAPGEMELIFDLQTEDRYNNPGFPMFTTNARGRGVLMTADGGSSIYLAGQGASPEGNRPFLRKRNLETGAEEELFRSEAPYYEGVVTLLDDGRLMTRRESVDEPPNYFLRDLERGTISAVTEFPHPYPQFAGVRKEAIQYERGDGIPLSATLYLPADYDQERDGPLPTFVWAYPTEFKSAAAAGQRRDSPYQFTRIPYGGAVPYVTRGYAVLDNASMPVIGEGDAEPNDTFRQQLVANAQAAVDEGVRRGVVDPDRVGVGGHSYGAFMTGNLLAHSDIFRAGVARSGAYNRTLTPFGFQREQRLFWEDPDLYLYMSPFMHADKVNEPILIIHGEDDNNSGTFPIQSRRFYAALKGLGATARLVFLPAESHGYAARESVLHVLWETDRWLEMHVKPAKPVTTTDDAGS